Below is a window of Candidatus Aegiribacteria sp. DNA.
TGGCGACCCCAACGGGGATCGAACCCGTGTTGCCGGCGTGAAAGGCCAGTGTCCTAACCGCTAGACGATGGGGTCGCCGAAAGTTACCAACATATTGTATCATAATACTGTTTCGTCAATACCCACTGGTGAGCCGCGGGGGAATCGAACCCCCGACCCTCTGATTAAAAGTCAGATGCTCTACCAACTGAGCTAGCGGCTCACAAATATGGGTTTTCGGGCAGCCGGTAAAATGCAGAATTCTATGTGAAAATGCAAGAGCAGGAATATCACTGGTCATTATATTCGGAAATTCGTATAGAATTAGAAACATCTGAGATTGTAATCAACCTGAACAGATTGGATTCACAATTTGAAAAATTCTATCATGACGCCACACCTGTTTGTAATCGATACCAATGTGATTCTCTACGATCATAACTGTATAGATAATTTTCAGGAGCATGATGTAGTAATTCCGATTACTGTCCTCGAGGAATTGGATGAGTTCAAAAAGGGAAACGATCTCATTAACTTCCAGGCAAGGGAGTTCATCCGCAAACTGGATAAGCTTTCCGGGGAAAAGCTCTTCAGCGACGGCTTACCCCTGGGCCCCGGAAGGGGGAACCTCTTTGTTAGAATAGCCGAATCTTCCGAAAGATCATCGGTTGAAAATGCGTTCTTCTCTCTTAACAAGCCGGACCACAGGATTCTTGCTCTTGCTGATCAGTTGAGAAGTGCTAATCCTGACAGGGACGTTATACTGATAAGCAAGGATATCAACCTCAGGATGAAAGCCAAATCCCTGGGAATCCAGGCGGAGGATTACGAAACCGGAAAAGTTGAGAACGTGGATGAATTGTACACTGGTACAGGAATGCTTGAGAATGTTGATAAGGATATTATCTCAAGATTTTATCAACAGCCTTACTCTGTTCCCAGGGATGAGATCGACGCTGATATTAAACCGATTCCCAACCAATTCTTTATCCTCAGGAACGGCAGCAACAGTTCCCTTACCTGGTACAATCCTGAAAGCGATGAATTTGAAAGAATAATCAAAACAAGGGCGTACGGAATACAGCCGCGAAACGCGGAACAGACCTTTGCCCTGCATACATTGCTTAATCCTGCTGTAAGACTTGTAACCATTACCGGGAAAGCAGGTACAGGGAAAACCCTTTTAGCCCTTGCCGCAGCCCTTGATCAGCGGCAGGAATACAGGCAGATATATCTTGCAAGACCGGTAGTACCGCTGGGAAACAGGGATCTGGGTTTTCTTCCAGGGGATGTTCAGAGCAAACTGGACCCATATATGCAGCCTCTCTGGGATAATCTGGCCGTTATCAGGAACCGTTTTTCATCTGACAGTAAAGAGTATACGAGCCTCCAGGATATGATCGAACAGGAGAAACTATTC
It encodes the following:
- a CDS encoding PhoH family protein; amino-acid sequence: MTPHLFVIDTNVILYDHNCIDNFQEHDVVIPITVLEELDEFKKGNDLINFQAREFIRKLDKLSGEKLFSDGLPLGPGRGNLFVRIAESSERSSVENAFFSLNKPDHRILALADQLRSANPDRDVILISKDINLRMKAKSLGIQAEDYETGKVENVDELYTGTGMLENVDKDIISRFYQQPYSVPRDEIDADIKPIPNQFFILRNGSNSSLTWYNPESDEFERIIKTRAYGIQPRNAEQTFALHTLLNPAVRLVTITGKAGTGKTLLALAAALDQRQEYRQIYLARPVVPLGNRDLGFLPGDVQSKLDPYMQPLWDNLAVIRNRFSSDSKEYTSLQDMIEQEKLFIAPLAYIRGRSLDGIYFIVDEAQNLTPHEVKTIITRAGEGAKIVFTGDIYQIDTPYLDSQSNGLTYLVDRLKDEKITAHINLIKGERSELAELASNLL